The following proteins are co-located in the Acidobacteriota bacterium genome:
- a CDS encoding metal-dependent transcriptional regulator — METWKEFDANELTHSAAHHLLAIHDVGEPYGGWARVSDIARALNITRGSVSITLRVLKKRGWVETDAHRLVKLSPAGLQIAHSVKAKRAVVKAFLTSALGLPEAQAEIDSCKIEHLISDQTGQRLIQLMQFLTCDSSAAMERLTFFQREPGPCPTTGTCEVCKGHCLMTDLERAV; from the coding sequence ATGGAGACGTGGAAAGAGTTCGACGCGAACGAGCTGACCCACAGCGCCGCTCACCACCTGCTCGCGATCCACGACGTCGGCGAGCCCTACGGCGGATGGGCGCGGGTGTCCGACATCGCGCGAGCCTTGAACATCACGCGAGGCAGCGTGTCGATCACGTTGCGCGTGCTCAAGAAGCGCGGATGGGTCGAGACCGACGCGCATCGCCTCGTCAAGCTCTCGCCAGCCGGCCTGCAGATCGCGCACTCGGTCAAGGCCAAGCGCGCCGTCGTGAAGGCGTTCCTGACGAGCGCGTTGGGTCTTCCGGAAGCGCAGGCCGAGATCGACAGTTGCAAGATCGAACACTTGATCAGCGACCAGACCGGCCAGCGGCTCATTCAGCTCATGCAGTTCCTGACCTGCGACAGTTCGGCCGCCATGGAACGGCTGACGTTCTTCCAGCGCGAGCCCGGCCCGTGCCCGACGACCGGCACGTGCGAGGTGTGCAAAGGGCACTGCCTCATGACCGATCTCGAGCGGGCCGTCTGA
- a CDS encoding ferritin-like domain-containing protein has translation MNLEEVVDELNRLMAEELEASLRYLQMRFRLAGPGQGSAAQFFEDATQETLEHAHAIAHQITMLGFVPALRINLTLDGDPIPPEDALAEALEIEQQALEAYREFLPRVSDSPPLAAFIQHQIDVETEHVREILAIVKRASALRVVEPDPGS, from the coding sequence ATGAACCTCGAGGAGGTCGTCGACGAACTGAACCGGCTGATGGCCGAGGAGCTGGAAGCCTCGCTGCGCTATCTCCAGATGCGCTTCCGCCTGGCGGGTCCGGGACAGGGCTCGGCGGCGCAGTTCTTCGAAGACGCCACCCAGGAGACGCTGGAACATGCGCACGCGATCGCTCATCAGATCACGATGCTGGGCTTCGTCCCCGCGCTTCGAATCAACCTGACGCTCGACGGCGACCCGATCCCGCCGGAAGACGCGCTGGCCGAAGCGCTCGAGATCGAGCAGCAGGCGCTCGAGGCCTATCGCGAGTTCCTCCCGCGCGTCAGCGACTCGCCGCCGCTGGCCGCCTTCATCCAGCATCAGATCGACGTCGAGACCGAACACGTGCGGGAGATCCTCGCGATCGTCAAGCGAGCCTCTGCGCTGAGAGTCGTCGAGCCCGATCCCGGTTCCTAG
- a CDS encoding cation:proton antiporter translates to MHAYDLILTLTGGLGGALILGYITQRLGLSPIVGYLLAGTLVGPHTPGFVADAALAEQLAEIGVILLMFGVGLQFHIEELLAVRHVAIPGAVAQSAVATVLGALLVRAFGWDWSSGLVFGMALAVASTVVLVRVLSDNNDLHTQAGHIAVGWLVVEDLFTVIALVLLPALFGEATAGTPLWVALGLTALKVSALVAFTVLVGTRVIPRVLDYVADTRSRELFTLTVLVIALGIAVGSSLVFSVSMALGAFLAGMVVGRSDYSLRAASEALPMRDAFAVLFFVSVGMLLDPGSLMASPVLVAGALAVVLFGKPLVALLFVWVMKYPFRTALTAGIALAQIGEFSFILASVGRDLGVLTPEATNVLVATSIASIVLNPVAYRTIRPIERWALARPRLWALLNRPSSVPADLARSRLDRGDPNHRAVVIGFGPTGRTVVRLLRDNGIAPTVVELNMDAVRALRQNGIDAIYGDATRPETLEAAGIAKAGSLILGSAGMANSEEVIRTARTVNPQIRVLARAAYLRDVPPLKAAGANSVYSGEGEVALAFIEDILDNLGATPEQIDRERARAHSELVGSA, encoded by the coding sequence ATGCACGCCTACGACCTGATCCTCACGCTCACCGGCGGTCTCGGCGGTGCGCTCATCCTGGGCTACATCACGCAGCGGCTCGGCCTGTCGCCGATCGTCGGCTACCTGCTGGCGGGCACGCTCGTCGGCCCGCACACGCCAGGATTCGTGGCGGACGCGGCGTTGGCCGAGCAACTCGCGGAGATCGGCGTCATCCTGCTGATGTTCGGCGTGGGCCTGCAGTTCCACATCGAGGAGCTGCTCGCGGTGCGCCACGTGGCCATCCCTGGCGCCGTCGCGCAGAGCGCCGTGGCCACCGTGCTCGGCGCTCTGCTGGTCCGCGCGTTCGGCTGGGACTGGTCGTCGGGTCTGGTCTTCGGGATGGCACTCGCCGTGGCCAGCACGGTCGTCCTGGTGCGCGTGCTCTCCGACAACAACGATCTGCACACGCAGGCCGGGCACATCGCCGTCGGCTGGCTCGTCGTCGAGGACCTGTTCACCGTCATCGCGCTCGTGCTGCTGCCCGCGCTCTTCGGCGAGGCCACGGCCGGCACGCCGCTGTGGGTCGCGCTGGGGCTGACGGCCCTCAAGGTGTCGGCGCTCGTCGCGTTCACCGTGCTCGTCGGCACGCGCGTTATTCCCCGGGTGCTCGACTACGTCGCGGACACACGGTCGCGCGAGCTGTTCACGTTGACCGTTCTGGTCATCGCCCTGGGGATTGCCGTCGGGTCGTCGCTCGTCTTCAGCGTGTCGATGGCGCTCGGCGCGTTTCTCGCCGGGATGGTGGTGGGCCGCTCGGACTACAGCTTGCGAGCCGCCTCTGAAGCGCTGCCGATGCGCGACGCGTTCGCCGTGCTGTTCTTCGTCTCGGTGGGCATGCTGCTGGATCCCGGTTCGCTGATGGCGTCGCCCGTGCTGGTCGCGGGCGCACTGGCGGTCGTGCTTTTCGGTAAGCCGCTCGTGGCGCTCCTGTTCGTCTGGGTCATGAAGTATCCGTTCAGGACGGCCCTGACGGCAGGCATCGCGTTGGCGCAGATCGGCGAGTTCTCGTTCATCCTCGCGTCCGTCGGACGAGATCTGGGCGTGCTCACGCCCGAGGCCACGAACGTGCTCGTCGCCACGTCGATCGCGTCGATCGTGCTCAATCCGGTCGCGTACCGCACGATCCGGCCGATCGAACGGTGGGCGCTCGCGCGTCCGCGGCTGTGGGCGCTCTTGAACCGGCCATCCTCGGTTCCCGCGGACCTCGCGCGCTCGCGCCTCGACCGTGGCGATCCGAATCATCGGGCCGTCGTCATCGGCTTCGGGCCGACGGGCCGCACCGTCGTGCGGCTGTTGCGGGACAACGGCATCGCCCCGACGGTCGTCGAGCTCAACATGGACGCCGTGCGCGCGCTCCGGCAGAACGGCATCGACGCCATCTACGGCGATGCCACCCGTCCCGAGACGCTCGAAGCGGCCGGGATCGCGAAAGCCGGCAGCCTCATCCTGGGTTCGGCCGGCATGGCGAACAGCGAGGAAGTGATTCGCACCGCGCGTACGGTGAATCCGCAGATCCGCGTGCTCGCGCGCGCCGCGTACCTGCGCGACGTCCCTCCGTTGAAAGCGGCCGGGGCGAACAGCGTCTACTCAGGGGAGGGCGAAGTCGCGCTCGCTTTCATCGAAGACATTCTGGACAATCTCGGTGCGACCCCCGAGCAAATCGACCGCGAACGCGCGCGGGCACACAGCGAGCTGGTCGGCAGCGCATGA
- a CDS encoding TerB family tellurite resistance protein yields the protein MAKTTTRTRRGRRTGRFTLDEALIALFIGAMNANDHVAPDEAARAQHLIWSTRRFRRKSGDAVGKLTQEMRRLIEDSDAKAVITRAARAVPAKLRPSAFALVADLLLADGELEGRERRFLVGLGGELKLDQAAARRIIDVIVLKNQL from the coding sequence ATGGCGAAGACGACGACACGCACACGTCGAGGCCGGCGGACGGGCCGGTTCACGCTGGACGAGGCGTTGATCGCGCTGTTCATCGGAGCGATGAACGCGAACGATCACGTCGCGCCGGACGAGGCGGCGCGCGCCCAGCACTTGATCTGGTCGACACGGCGATTTCGGCGCAAGTCCGGAGACGCGGTGGGCAAGCTCACGCAGGAGATGCGGCGCCTGATCGAGGATTCGGACGCGAAAGCCGTGATCACGCGCGCGGCCCGGGCCGTTCCTGCCAAGCTTCGTCCATCCGCGTTCGCCTTGGTCGCGGATCTCTTGCTCGCGGACGGCGAGCTCGAGGGGCGAGAGCGACGGTTTCTCGTCGGGCTGGGCGGCGAACTGAAGCTGGACCAGGCCGCCGCGCGCCGGATCATCGACGTGATCGTGCTCAAGAACCAGCTCTGA
- a CDS encoding DUF1538 domain-containing protein, with product MLTLLRTRFLETVKAVAPLVGVVTALQVSIVQAPAALFVQFLAGSVLAMLGMLLLFAGIDGGILPMGRFIGAELPRKQSLWLILGVAFALGFATTVAEPDVLVLAGQVERASEGSLRSHVLIVIIAVGVGLFTAIGLLRVVRGFSMAALLATVYIVMIALSLVTPDNFVPLAYDAGSVTTGVLTAPVVLALALGLASVLGERSAVDDGFGLLGLASAGPVIAVLLLGLL from the coding sequence ATGCTCACACTTCTACGGACGAGGTTTCTGGAGACAGTCAAGGCGGTCGCGCCGCTCGTCGGCGTCGTCACCGCGCTCCAGGTCTCGATCGTCCAGGCGCCCGCGGCGTTGTTCGTCCAGTTCCTGGCGGGATCGGTGCTGGCGATGCTCGGGATGCTCCTGCTGTTCGCGGGAATCGACGGCGGCATTTTGCCCATGGGCAGGTTCATCGGTGCCGAGCTTCCGAGAAAGCAGTCGCTCTGGTTGATTCTGGGCGTCGCGTTCGCGCTGGGTTTCGCCACCACGGTCGCCGAGCCCGACGTCCTGGTCCTTGCAGGACAAGTCGAGCGCGCGTCTGAGGGCAGCCTCCGGAGCCACGTGCTCATCGTCATCATCGCGGTCGGCGTGGGGCTGTTCACGGCGATTGGACTCCTGCGCGTCGTGCGGGGGTTCTCCATGGCCGCGCTCCTGGCCACCGTGTACATCGTCATGATCGCGTTGTCGCTCGTCACGCCGGACAACTTCGTGCCGTTGGCGTACGACGCCGGGAGCGTGACGACCGGCGTGCTCACGGCGCCGGTGGTCCTTGCGCTCGCGCTGGGCCTCGCGTCGGTTCTCGGCGAACGATCGGCCGTCGACGACGGATTCGGGCTGCTCGGCCTGGCGTCGGCCGGGCCCGTCATCGCGGTGCTCTTGTTGGGCCTCCTGTGA
- a CDS encoding DUF1538 domain-containing protein, protein MTLTELGRLAWSVAVAVLPLAALFLLFQLLFLKLPRREVTRLLTGTLMASAGLFLFLVGVGIGFLPFGRVIGEAVGALPQKWLFAPFGIVLGFATTWGEPAVRILADQVEDTSTGSIRRSLVLWAVCLGVALAVGLGMLRIAYGIPLLYLLVPGYGFVVAMLWWSERRFVSIAVDAGGVATGPLANTFLLALAFGTSAAVGNQDPLVQGLGLVALIALAPLISVMALGLVVRWKERRKES, encoded by the coding sequence CTGACGTTGACGGAGCTCGGCCGGCTCGCATGGAGCGTCGCGGTGGCGGTCCTCCCGCTGGCCGCGCTGTTCCTGCTGTTTCAGTTGCTGTTTCTGAAGCTGCCGCGGCGCGAGGTGACCCGTCTCTTGACCGGCACGCTCATGGCGTCCGCGGGGCTGTTCCTGTTTCTCGTCGGCGTCGGCATCGGGTTCCTGCCGTTCGGGCGCGTCATCGGCGAGGCCGTCGGCGCACTCCCGCAGAAGTGGCTGTTCGCGCCGTTCGGGATCGTGCTCGGCTTCGCGACGACGTGGGGGGAACCGGCCGTGCGCATCCTGGCGGACCAGGTGGAAGACACGTCGACCGGATCGATTCGGCGATCGCTCGTGCTCTGGGCGGTCTGCCTGGGCGTGGCGCTGGCCGTGGGCCTCGGCATGCTGCGCATTGCGTACGGCATCCCGCTGCTGTATCTGCTCGTGCCTGGCTACGGATTCGTCGTCGCGATGCTCTGGTGGAGCGAGCGCCGGTTCGTGTCGATCGCCGTCGACGCCGGCGGCGTGGCGACGGGACCGCTGGCGAACACGTTCCTGCTGGCGCTCGCGTTCGGCACCTCTGCGGCCGTGGGCAATCAGGATCCGCTCGTCCAGGGGCTCGGGCTCGTGGCACTCATCGCGCTTGCGCCCCTGATCTCGGTGATGGCGCTGGGGTTGGTGGTGCGCTGGAAGGAGCGTCGAAAGGAGTCATGA
- a CDS encoding P-II family nitrogen regulator: protein MTNASLIVSVVRKGWGSTVLDASVKAGARGGTVLFGRGAGIHEREKIFGMSIEPEKEIVLTVVYADQVDTVLNEIVRAAELNDTGRGIAFVLSVDQVVGVAHFMRDRAENG, encoded by the coding sequence ATGACCAACGCCTCTCTCATCGTGAGCGTCGTCCGCAAGGGATGGGGCAGCACGGTGCTCGACGCTTCCGTGAAAGCGGGCGCGCGTGGCGGGACCGTGCTCTTCGGCCGCGGGGCCGGCATCCACGAACGGGAAAAGATCTTCGGCATGTCGATCGAGCCGGAGAAGGAGATCGTGCTGACGGTCGTCTACGCCGACCAGGTGGACACGGTCCTCAACGAGATCGTGCGCGCCGCGGAGCTGAACGACACCGGGCGTGGGATCGCGTTCGTGCTGTCCGTCGACCAGGTCGTGGGAGTGGCGCACTTCATGAGGGACCGAGCGGAGAACGGGTGA